One Archangium violaceum genomic window, GACGGCCTGCCCGCGGGCTTGTCCACGAAGACCAGCACCTCGTCCGAGTGCAGCACCGACAGCGGGGCCTCCGGATCCGGCACCACCTCGCGCCGCTCCTCCGGCACCACCACGGTGATGCGCTGGCCCACGGCCACCAGCAGCCCCTTCTTCGCCGCACGGCCGTCCACCTTCACCGCGCCCGAATCGAACAGCCGCTTCAGCTTCGCTCGCGACAGCCCCAGCGCCTCTCCAATGAAGAGGTCCACCCGCTGTCCCGCCTTCCCCGCCTCCACCACCAGCGTGTGCGTCGTTCCGGTTGCGTTCTCGTTCACTCGGAGAGTGCCTCGTACACTTCCTCCGCCGTCTGGAACCGGTCGTCCGGCTCCTTCCGGATGAGGCGATGGGCCACCCGGGCCAGCTGTGGATCTCCGTTCTGGTTGATGGCCAACACTGGTGGGGGCTCGGTTTCCAGCACCTTGTGCCACAAGTCGACCGGCGACTTCGCGTCAAAAGGCGGCCGGCCCGTCATCAGCTCGTAGAGGATGACTCCCAGGCTGTAGAGGTCCGATCTCCCGTCCAGCGGCTCGCCGAGGATCTGCTCCGGCGACATGTAGCGGAACGTCCCCACCATGCGCCCGTCCAGCGTCATCCCCGCGTCGTCCGCCAGGAACTTCGCCAGTCCGAAGTCCATCAGCCGGACCTGACGATCCTCGTCCACCATGATGTTGGACGGCTTCAGGTCCCGGTGCACCAGCCCGTGCGCGTGGATGTACGCCAGCGCCTCGCAGATCTGCAGCAGCGCGTCCTTCAGCCGGCCCACCCGCTCCGGCCGGTTCAGCTCCTCCAGCCGCGCCGCCGTCTCCCGCTTCACCGGCTCCGCCCCCGGCCCCGCCACGTCGTAGGGCAGCTCGAAGTCCAGGGGATCCAGCTCGTCCGAGTCCGAGCCCAGCCACGGCTCCATCTGCACGGGCAGCCGCGCCGCCGAGCCCGAGCTGCCGAAGCGCATCGCCGCCATGTCCTCGCTCGGCGCTTCCTCGGCGAAGGCCGACAGATCGAACAGCCCGCCGCCCGCCTCGCCCGATGCCGCCTCCCGGCTCGCCGGGCCCTCCGCCGAGGCCGACGCCGCCGCTCCGGAGCGGGAGAACGTCCCCGAGGTCGACGCCGAGGCGGATCTCGAGGCCGAGCTCGCCTGGGACAGCAGCTCCTCGCCCCGCAGCGACAGGTACTCGCGCAGCGTCAGGCCCTCGATGAGCTCCATCACCAGGTACGGGGAGCTCTGGAACACCCCGGTGTCGTAGACCTTCACCACGTTGGGGTGGGAGAGGTCCGCCAGGGTCTCGAACTCGCGCACCAGCCGCTTCGCCGCCCGTGAGTCCATCGCCGGGCCGCCCGACAGCAGCTTCAGCGCCACCGCCTCGTTGCTCCTGCCATCCAGGGCCCGGTAGACGGTCCCGATGCCTCCACTTCCAAGCGTCTCGAGAACGCGATAGGGACCGATGAGGTTGGGACGCATCGAGTTGGAGATCCTAGATACCCTGTTGCGTCGGGGTCAAACGGACGCCCGGCACACCCGGGTGTCGGATGGTGGTCACGACGCATTCCAGCTCCTCATGGGGCCGGGTAGCAAGAATGGGGTAGGTCTGGGACTCACTGGGATTGCCAGGAGGGAGGCAAGCACCCGGGGCCGCCGTTCCCACCGCCGCGACGACCACTCGGGTCGTTGGAACGACCACTCCTGTACACGCCCGTGGACGTAGCCCGGTGGTGCCTCTATCTTGCGCAGCCTCATGGAACGCCCTGTGTCACCTCCTTCTCTGACTGCCCTCGAGCGACTCGTCCAGGAACGACCCCTGCCGCGCCACGTGGGGATCATCATGGACGGCAACGGACGGTGGGCGGAGATGCGCGGCCTGCCCCGGGAAGAAGGACATCGTGAGGGCTCCAACAGTGTGCGCGAGGTGACGCGCTGTGCCCGCCGGGTGGGCGTGGAGGCCCTCACCCTCTATGCCTTCTCCTCGCAGAACTGGGCCCGTCCCGCCGAGGAGGTGGCGGCGCTGATGGATCTGCTGCGCGAGTACCTCGAGAGCGAGCGCGCGGAGATCCTCGAGAACGGCATCCGCCTCAACGCCATTGGCGAGGTGGACAAGCTGCCGCGCTTCGTGAAGGAGCCGTTGGATAGGCTCCGGGCGGACTCGGCGCACAACACGGGGATGGTGCTGACGCTGGCGCTTTCCTACGGCGGGCGCGAGGAGCTGGTGCAGGCGGCGCGCCGGGTGGCCGAGGCCGCCAGCAAGGGCGAGCTGACGCCCGCGCACCTGGACACGAAGACCTTCGAGTCGTTCCTCTGGACGCACGATCTGCCACCGGTGGACCTGGTGGTGCGCACCAGCGGCGAGCAGCGCATCTCCAATTTCCTCCTCTGGCAGCTGGCGTACGCGGAGCTGTGCTTCAGCGACGTCCTGTGGCCGGACTTCCGGACCGAAGCCTTCCTGCGCTGTCTGGCGCAGTACCAGCAACGCGAACGGCGCTTCGGACTCACCTCCGCGCAACTCAAGCGGGAGGACTCCCAGCGGGCCAAGGCGTGAACGAGAAGAACAAGAACCTCGTCATCCGGATCGTCTCGGCGGTGATTCTGCTGCCGGTCGTCCTCTTCCTGCTGTTCATGGGTGGCCTGTACAGCGCGGGCCTGCTGGGCGTGGCCGCGGCCATCTGCGCCAGCGAGTACTACACCATCACCCAGAAGACGCTGTCGCCAGCGGCCTGGGTGGGCGTGGTGCTCGCGGGCGTGTTGCCCTTCCTGCCGCTGAGGGATCCGGCGCGCACCGGAGAGGGAGCCTTCTGGGTGACGGCCTTCTTCCTCTTCTTCGCCTTCACCTACCACCTCATCCGGGGCCCGCTGCAGGAGGCGCCCACCCGGGTGGCGCACCTGGTGACGGGCTTCCTGTATGGCTCGGTGGGCCTCACCGCCGTGTCCGCCCTGCGGTTGATGCCGGATGGCCTGGCGTGGGTCATCGCCGCGCTCGTCATCACCTGGGCCAACGATACCGCCGCCTACTTCGCTGGCCGCTTCCTGGGCCGCCACAAGCTCTACCCCGCGGTGAGCCCCAACAAGACCTGGGAGGGCTTCGCTGGCGGCCTGGTGGGCTCGGTGGGAGGCATGTTCATCGCCCGGGGCTTCTTCTTCCCCGTGCTCACCGTGGCCGACTGTCTGCTGCTGGGAATTTTCGGCGGCATCCTCGGTCCCATCGGGGACCTGTGCGAGTCCATGCTCAAGCGGGCCTATGGGGTGAAGGATTCCGGCCGAATCATCCCCGGGCACGGCGGCATCCTGGATCGCATCGACGCGCTGCTCTTCAACGCCCCCCTGGTGTTCGTCTACGTCACGTTCGTGCGCGGCCTGCTTCCGTAGCGCCCGCCGATTGTCCGGTCGGCGGGGGCGCGACCTCGGAAGCGCATTGTCGGGCCAGGGTCCCACGGTTAGTGTTGGGTCCATGCTTCAAGGTCCTGGTCTGTTCATCCTGCTGCTTGGCGTGCTCATCACCGTCCATGAGCTGGGCCACTTCCTCGTGGCCAAGGCCTGCGGGGTGAAGGTCGTCCGGTTCTCCATCGGCTTCGGGCCGAAGCTCTTCGGCTTCACCAAGGGGGACACGGAGTACCAGGTCGCCATGCTGCCCCTGGGCGGCTACGTGAAGATGGCGGGGGACTCACCCTATGAGGAGATGAGCCCCGAGGACGCGCAGCGGGGTTTCCTCAACGCCACGCCCTGGAAGCGGGCCCTCATCGTGGCGGCCGGGCCCTTCTTCAGCCTGGCCTTCCCCGTCATCATCTACTTCTTCGTCTTCGTCGGGGCGCACGAGGCCATCTCCACCCGGGTGGGCTTCGTGGATCCGGCCATGCCCGCGGCGGCCGCCGGAATCCGGCCGGGAGACCGCATCATCGCCGTGGATGGGGAGAAGGTTCAGACCTTCGATGATCTGCGCAGCGCCTTCGTGGGCCGCTTCGATCGCCCCCTGCCCATCACCGTCGAGCGCGATGGCACGCAGTTCATCGCCAATGTGACGCCGCGCAAGGTCATCGAGTCCAACCCCGTCGAGTCGGTGGAGCGGGGGCAGATCGGCATCCAGCCCGCCCGCAAGCCCGCGGTGGTGGGCGTGCCGCCGGGCTCGCCGGCCGCCGAGGCGGGGCTGAAGACCTTCGACCGCATCCTGTCCATCAACGGCGTGAGCATTCCGGACGAGGCCGCCTTCCTCGAGCAGGTCGCCAAGACGCAAGGGCCTCTGGAGCTCACCGTCCAGCGCTCGCGGCCCGTGGAGGCCGGCGCGGTGGTGGGGCAGGTGCCTTCCGTCGTCAAGCTGACGGTGCCGAGGCAGGAGGGCGAGGGCTTCGCGGCCCTGGGCGTGGAGCCCTCGGACCTGTACGTGGTCGCCGTCAGCCCCGGCAGCGTGGCGGAGAAGGCCGGCATTCGCGCGGGGGATCGGCTCGTCTCCTTCAATGGTCAGCCGCTGAACTCCTTCAACGTGCTGGCGGCGGAGCTCAGCACCCTGAAGGACCAGTCCTTCCAGCTCTCCTGGCGCTCGGCGGCGGATGGGCAGGAGCACTCGCAGACGCTCTCCCAGGCGATGCGGACCAGCAAGGACGAGCTCGGGCAGGAGTTGTCCCGGCTCGAGCTGGGCATAAGGCCCTGGCTGCCCTCCGCGGCGGAACTGCTGCCCCTGGACACGGTGACGGTGCAGGTCAGCATCCCCGAGGCGCTGCGCCAGTCCGTCGTCATCGTGCCCAAGATTGTCGGGCAGATGGTGACGGTCATCGGCCGTATCGTGAGCGGGCAGATGTCCACGAAGACGCTGGGCGGGCCCGTGATGATGTACCAGCTGGCCTCCAAGAGCGCGGAGCAGGGCTGGGAGAGCTACCTCCACCTGATGGCCGTCATCTCCATCAACCTGGGCGTGATGAACCTGCTGCCCATCCCCATCCTCGATGGCTTCGGGCTGCTGTCCGCCCTGTGGGAGGGCATCCGCCGCCGTCCCATCTCGGTGCGCGTGCGCGAGATGGCCAACGTCGTCGGCCTGGTGTTGCTCGTGGCGCTGATGGTGATGGCTTTCTACAACGACGTGACTCGCTGAAGAGGTGAGATGCGGCGACTGTTCGTGGGGTTGATCCTGGGGCTGGGAGTGTTGGCGGGCTGTGCGCCGCGAGCCACCCGGCCCACGCGCGAAGAGGAACCCGAGGTGGTGCGGCCGGAGAAGCCGCCCAAGTCCCGAGCATGGTTGGAGGAGGGGATCGCCTCGTATTACGGCCCGGGCTTCGCCGGCCGGCCCACGGCCAGCGGTGAGAAGTTCAATCCCCAGCACCTCACCGCCGCCCACAAGAAGCTGCCCTTCGGTTCGTGTCTCCGGGTGGTGAACATGGAGAACGGGCGCTCCGTGGAGGTGCGCGTCAACGACCGCGGCCCCTTCGTCAAGGGACGCGTGGTGGACGTGTCGACCGCCGCCGCGAAGAAGCTCGGCATGATGGACAAGGGCCTGGCCCGGGTGCGCCTCTACCGCTGCGCGGACCGGGTCTCGTTGCTCTCCGTCCCCTTCGGGCCGCTGGCGGGGTAGAAGCCTCCCCATGTTCCTCGCGCTCGACACCTCCACCCTCACATTGTCCCTGGCCCTCGTGGAGCGGGAAGGGGAGGGCGTGCGCGTCCTCGAGCACGTGGTGGTGGGGCCGCCGAAGAAGCAGAGCGAGGTGCTGCCCGGCGTCGTTGGCGAGCTGCTCGCGCGGCACGGAGTGGCGCTCAAGTCCCTGGAGGGCCTCGCCATCGGCCTGGGCCCGGGCTCCTTCACCGGCCTGCGCATTGGCCTGTCCTGCGTGAAGGGGCTGGCGTACGCGGCGGGACTCAAGGTGGCCGGGGCCTCGTCGCTCGCGGCCGTGGCACTGGAGGGCCCCGAGGGTTCGCCCCTCTTCGCCCTCGCGGTGGCACGAAAGGACGACCTCTACCTGGGGCCCTACCGGCGCGTGGGACAGCGCGTGGAGGCGCTCGGCCCCGAGGAGGCGATGCACCCGGAGGAGGTGGCCGCGCGCATGGCCGCCGAGCCGGAGGCGCTCGCCCTGGGACCCGCCCTGCCCGAGTACCGCGCGGCGCTGGAGCGTCATGGCGTGGCTCCCTCGCGGCTGTTGAGTGAGCCTTCCTTCCCCTCGGCGGTGGCGCTGTCGTACCTGGTCCGCTTCCCCGAGGAGCAGACGGTGCAGGCGATCTTCGCCCTGGAGCCGCACTACGTCCGGGCCTCCGAGCCCGAGCGCAACCCCAAGTTCCCCCCGCTGCCCGGGCCTCCGCCCACCGCGCGTCTCAAGGACGACTGAGGCCGAGGCGCTCGAGGTCCGCCGGGGTGTCGACGTCGAGGAGTCCCTCGGTGAAAGGCACGAGGGCCAGTCGCGCCTGGTGGCGCATCAGCACGGGTTTGGCTCCCTGGTGCCCGCTCAGCGCGAGGAGCTCGGGAAGGAGCTCCGCCGCGAACGCCGCGGGCACCCCGAAACCGCCCTCCCCACCATAGTCGCTGGCGGCGGCCGGGTGGCCGCGCGTCACCCGCTCCACGAGCGCACGAAGGTGCTCCGGCGTGACGAAGGGCTGATCGCACAACATGAGCACGGCCTGCTCGTCCCGGGGGCGGGAGGTGTCGGCGAGCAGGGCCTCGATACCGGCGCGGATGGAGGTGCCCGGCCCCTCGGCCCACCCGGTGTTGTGCGCGAGCCGGATGCGTGCACCGCCGAGCGCCTCCGCTACGGCTTCGTTGGAGGCTCCGGTGACGACGATGACGCTCCGGGCCCCACTCTCATTCGCCAGGCGCGCGGCTCGGCACACGAGCGGTTCCCCCTCCAGGCGCACGAGCTGCTTCGGCGTGCCGAGGCGCGACGAGGCGCCCGCGGCGAGCACGATGGCCGAGAAGGGGAGGGCGCCCGCGGAGCTCATGCGCTCTTCCTATGCGTCTCCTCTGGCTGGGACAGGTGGATGGGCCCGTCATGCTGCCGGAGGTGGGCGCCTTCGCTCTGGGACAGCACGGCCTGGATCTCCGCGGCGATCGACAGGGCGATGGCCGCCGGGGTGTCACCACCGATCTTCAGTCCCACCGGACTATAGAGGCGCGCGAGCTGCTCCGGGGTCGGAACGAACTCATCGGCCATCTCGCGCAGGAGCTGCTCGCCCCGGCGTCGGGGGCCGAGCAGCCCGACGTAGGCCACGTCGAGCTTCAGGAGCACGGGCAGCAGACGCAGGTCGGCGAAGTAGTTATGGCTCATGACCACCACGGCCGAGTGACGCCCGGTGGGCACGTGCGGGACGACGTTCTCGGGATGCGCGTGCACCACGCGCTCGGCACCCGGGAAGCGCGCCGGATCGCACATCGCCGGCCGGTGGTCCACCACCGTCACCCTCCAGTCGAGCTGACGGGCGATGGAGACCAGGGGCACCGCGTCCGGACCCGCGCCGTAGATGGTGAGGTGGACGGCGGGCGGTACGAGGTCCACGAAGCACTCGATGCCGCCTTCCGGCAGCTGGAGCGTCCGCACCAGGGGACGATCCGTCGCGAGCGCTTCCCGGGCGAGCCCGTGCGCCGCCTCACGCAGGGCCATGGCGGAGGAGGGGGCATCCGCGTCTCCCTCCTTCACCAGGACAGTGCCGAGAAGACCTTCGAGGGCGGGAGGGGCCTCGAAGGCGGTGACGAGCGCCCGGGGTGCGTCGGCGGAGTTCATTCCGCACAGCAGCCGCCGGGTCTCGGCATCGAGCCGCCAGGGCTCAAGCTTCTCGAGCAGCACATCGAGCGCACCCCGGCACCCGAGGCCGAAGCCGATGAGCCCGTCGTTCTCGCCCGTCATGTCGAAGCGAAGGCGCCGCGAGGCACCCGTGGCGAGCACCTCGCGCGCCGTCTTCGCGATCTGCGGCTCGAGACAGCCGCCGCTGATCAGCCCGACGGGCACTCCCTCCTTCGTGATGAGGAGGCGCGCCCCGGCCCGGCGATACGTCGAACCGCTCGTGCGGACCAGGGTCCCGACCACGAGCGGCTCGCGGGCTGCGGCGGCTCCCTCCATGACGGCGAGGAGCTCGCTCACACTCACGTGGGCTTACCTCCCGTGAGCTTGTGGTTGCTGATCGGCAGGGTGCGCAGGCGCTTGCCGGTCGCGGCGAAGATGGCGTTCGTCACGGCCGGGGCGATGGGCGGCACGCCGGGCTCTCCCACGCCACCGGGGGCCTCGCCACTCTCGACGATCTCCACGGCGATCTCCGGCATCTCGTAGGGAGCCAGCATCGAGAAGTCGTGGAAGTTGCTCTGCTCGACGCGGCCATTGCGCAGGGTGATCTGCCCGCGCAGCGCGGCGGAGAGCCCGTAGACGACGCCACCCTCCATCTGGGCGACGATGGTGTCCGGGTTGACGTACCGGCCACAATCAACCGCCACCCACACCTTGTGGACCGTCAGTCGGCCGTCCGCCGTGACCGAGACCTCGGCCACCTCGCCGACGATGCTGCCGAAGCTCTCGGCGATGGCGATGCCGCGGAAGCGGCCCTCGGCGGGAGGCGTCTCCCACTTCGACATCCGGGCCACGGTGTCGAGCACCTTGACGAAGCGCGGGTGCGACTTCTCGAGGAGGGCGCGGCGGAACTTGTACGGATCCTGCTTCGCCGCGTGCGCCAGCTCGTCCATGAAGCTCTCCACGTAGAAGGCGTTGTGGGAGCTACCAACGGAGCGCCAGAAGCCCACCGGCACGCCCGTGTCGACGATGGCGGCCTGGATGTGCTGGTTGGGGCACTCGTACTTGAAGTCGGCCAGGCCCTCGATGGTCGTCATGTCGATGCCGTTCTTGCCGACGCCACCGAACGTCGTCCACCGCTTCATGATGGAGGGGCCGGCGATGTTCGCCGTGAAGGCCACGGGCAGTCCGTCCTCACCGAGCCCGGCCCTCATCTTCACGAGGGTCGCAGGCCGGTAGAAGTCGTGCTGGACGTCCTCCTCGCGCGACCAGATGAGCTTGACGGGCTTGCCGACCGCCTTCGAGGCCGCGATGGCCTGCATCACCTCGTCGCTCTCCGCCCTCCGGCCGAAGCCTCCGCCGAGGTAGGTGGTGTGGACGACGATCTTGTCCTGCGGCACCTTCGTGGCGTTCGAGACGAGGAGCTTGGTGAGGGTATGGGACTGCGTTCCCACCCAGATCTCGATTCCATCCGGCTTGACGTGGGCCGTGCAGTTGAGGGGCTCCATCGGCGTGTGGGCGAGGAAGGGCGTCGAGTACTCGGCCTCGAGCTTCGTCTTCGCCTTGGCCAGCGCCTTGTCGGCCTCACCCTTCGTTGCCGCGACGGGGTTCTTCTTTCCGCTGGCGGCCGCGCGGAGCTTCTTCTCGATGGCCTCCGAGGACTGCCCGGTCGTGGCGCCCTTCGTCCACTTGGGCTCGAGGCCGCCGATGACCGTCTTCGCCGTCCACCAGCTGTCCGCCACGGCGATGATGGCCCCCCTGGTCTTCACCAGCGTGGTGCCCGCGGGCATCGCCTTGGCCAGCTCCGCGAAGTTCGAGCACTCCCCGCCGATGACGGGCGAGTGGCGCACCGCAGCGTACACCATGTCCGGGACGACGACGTCGATGCCGAAGAGGGGCTTGCCGGACACCTTGGCGGGCGTGTCGAGCCGCTTCACCGGCTTGCCGATGAGCTTGTACTCGGCGCGCGTCTTGAGCTTCGGCTCCTTCGGAATTGCATCCACGGGCAGCGCGGCGGCGGCGGCCGTGAGCTCACCGAAGCCGGCCTTGCGACCGCTCGCCTTGTGGACGACGAAGCCCTGCTCGGCGTGGCAGCTCTCCGCGGTGACGCCCCACTTCTGGGCGGCGGCGGCGATGAGCATGTGGCGCGCGATGGCGCCGATCCGCTGGAGGATGTCCCAGGTGGTGCGGATGCTCATGCTGCCACCGGTGATCTCGAAGGGCTGGCCGGTGTAGTTGAACTCCGGGCCCGAGGGCGCGGGCTCGACGCGAATCTTGCTCCAGTCCGCCTCGAGCTCCTCGGCGATGATCATGGGCATCGAGGTGAAGATGCCCTGGCCCATCTCGCTCCGGGCGACGTAGATGGTGATGACGCCATCCGGCGCGATCCGCAGCCACGTGTTGAGCTTCGTCTCCCTGGCCTCCGGGGACACCTTGCCCTCGGCCTCCGCGGCGAACGCCTCGGAGCGGCGCATCGGGTTGGCGGGGAGGTGGAAGCCGAGCACGAGCCCCGCGACCGTCGCGGCGGTCGACTGGACGAACGAGCGGCGCGAGAGACCCACCTGGGTGTTCTTCTCCTGGTCGGTCTTCATGGTCAGACCTCCCCCTCGGAGTTGAGCTTGACGGCGATCTGCACGGCCTTGCGGATCTTTCCGTAGGTGCCGCAGCGGCACAGGTTCGTCATGGCGGCCGAGATGTCGGCCTCCGTGGGCTTGGGCTTGGCCTTGAGTAGCGCGGCGCAGGCCATCACCTGTCCGGACTGGCAGTAGCCACACTGGGGCGCGTCGGCCTCGATCCACGCGCGCTGGGCGGGGTGGCTGTTGTCGGGGCTCAGGCCCTCGATCGTCGTGATCTCACCGCTCACCGCCACCACGGGCAGCAGACAGCTGCGCGTCGCGGCGCCGTTGACGTGCACCGTGCAGGCGCCGCACAGGCCCTGCCCACATCCGAACTTCGTCCCCAGCAGTCCCAGCTTCTCCCGCAGCACCCAGAGGAGGGGAGTCCCTGGGTCCACGTCAACAGTTACTTCCTTGCCGTTCACCTTCAACGTCTGCGCCATTACGACCTCCCTCCGAGCACGAACTCATCCTCGTTCGGAGTGTGGAATTCCCAACCGGGTAAATATAAGGGGAATGGATTCCCGGCCCGGTCTTTTGATTCGCGGCCCGGCTTTCGCGGATGGTGAGAAACCGCACTACACCCGGTACGTGCGTGCCACCGCCGCCATGCCCTCGGCCGCCTCGCGCAGTGTGCGCGTGGCCCGCGTGGTGGATTGCAGGCTCTGCATCGTCTCGTCCATCAGCGAGGACAGATCCGTCACCGCGGTGAAGATCTGGGAGATGCCCGCGTTCTGCTGGTTCACCGCGACGGCGATCTGCCGGGCCGCCCCGGCGTTGTCCCGCACGATGGAGGTCAGCTCCCGGAGGCTCTCTCCGCTGGCCCGGATCTGCGAGAGCCCTTCCTGCATCTGCTGCTGACCCTTCTGCGTCATCACCACCGTGCTCTGGATGGATTGTCCGATGTCATCCAGCAGCTCTCGCACACGGTCCGTGGAGTCGATGGACTGGTCGGCCAGGGCGCGGATCTCACGCGCCACCACGCCGAAGCCCTTGCCGTGCTCGCCGGAGCGCACCGCCTCGATGGCGGCGTTGAGCGCCAGCATGTTGGACTGGTCCGCCAGGTCCTTCACCGTCTGGGCGATGCTGCCGATCTGCTGGGTGCGCTCGCCGAGCGAGATGATGGTGGTGGCCAGACGGCCCACCTTCTCGTGCAGCTCGTGCAGGCCCGTGATGCTGGCGGACAGGGTGGACTCGCCCACGTTGCCCACCTGCTCGGCCCGGGCGGCCACCTCCAGCACGGCCTGCGAGCGATCCGCCGCCATCTGCGACGTCTGGCGGATCTCCTGCGCGGTGACCTGCGTCTCCTGGATGGCGGAGGCCTGGCGCGCGAGGTTGCGCTCCTGCACCTCGGAGGCCTGGCTCAGCTCGGTCACGGCTCCGGCGAGCGCGCCCGTGCCCTGCTGGAGGCTCAGGGTCATGTCGCGCAGGTTCTCCATCATCCGCGCGAAGGCGCGGGCCAGCTCGCCCACCTCGTCCCGGGAGCCCACCTCCACATGGTGCGACAGGTCTCCCTCCTGGACGACGTGCGTCACCGCCGCGTTCAGCGCGGTGATGGGCCGGGTGATGCCGCGCGCCAGCCACCACGCGCTCATGATGGACAGGGCCAGGAAGAGGCCCAGCAGCGCGAGCGCCACCGTGGCCGCCCGCGCCATGGGGGCATAGGCCTCCCGCGCGTCCACCTTGGCCACGAAGTGCCAGCCGTCCCCCACGTCCTGCACGTCCGAGCCATTGATGGCCTCCTCGGACACGAGACGCTCCAGGGGCTCGGCGTTGGCGGGGCGCGAGTCGAAGAGGAGCGCGCCATCCGCGGTCTTCACCTCCAGGCCGAAGCTGTCCTGCCCGCGCTCCCGGGCCCGCTGGACCGCGGATCTCACCACGTCACCCACCTGGTTCCAGTTGTACGCGGCGAGCAGCACGCCGATGCGGGCACCACTGATCGGACTGAGCACCGGCGCGGCCAGGGGCAGCACCCGCTGATCGAACATGGGATCCTTCTGCGTGGAGAGCGAGTCGGCGGTGAAGTGACCCTCGCGCGCCGCCCGGTACCAGGCCGTCTCGCGCACCTCGCGCTCCTTGCCCTGGAAGGCCTCGCGCACCTGCTCCGAGCTGGCGGAGACGACGCGGCCCTGCTCGTCGAAGAGGACGAAGCCGCTGACGGCGGGGTGGCGTTTGGCCAGGCCCGCGAGCACCCCATCGCTCTTCTCGTAGGTGTCGAAGAGCAGCGCGCCGCGGAGGATGGAGTCCTCGGCCCACCCGCGCA contains:
- a CDS encoding septal ring lytic transglycosylase RlpA family protein; protein product: MRRLFVGLILGLGVLAGCAPRATRPTREEEPEVVRPEKPPKSRAWLEEGIASYYGPGFAGRPTASGEKFNPQHLTAAHKKLPFGSCLRVVNMENGRSVEVRVNDRGPFVKGRVVDVSTAAAKKLGMMDKGLARVRLYRCADRVSLLSVPFGPLAG
- the rseP gene encoding RIP metalloprotease RseP, coding for MLQGPGLFILLLGVLITVHELGHFLVAKACGVKVVRFSIGFGPKLFGFTKGDTEYQVAMLPLGGYVKMAGDSPYEEMSPEDAQRGFLNATPWKRALIVAAGPFFSLAFPVIIYFFVFVGAHEAISTRVGFVDPAMPAAAAGIRPGDRIIAVDGEKVQTFDDLRSAFVGRFDRPLPITVERDGTQFIANVTPRKVIESNPVESVERGQIGIQPARKPAVVGVPPGSPAAEAGLKTFDRILSINGVSIPDEAAFLEQVAKTQGPLELTVQRSRPVEAGAVVGQVPSVVKLTVPRQEGEGFAALGVEPSDLYVVAVSPGSVAEKAGIRAGDRLVSFNGQPLNSFNVLAAELSTLKDQSFQLSWRSAADGQEHSQTLSQAMRTSKDELGQELSRLELGIRPWLPSAAELLPLDTVTVQVSIPEALRQSVVIVPKIVGQMVTVIGRIVSGQMSTKTLGGPVMMYQLASKSAEQGWESYLHLMAVISINLGVMNLLPIPILDGFGLLSALWEGIRRRPISVRVREMANVVGLVLLVALMVMAFYNDVTR
- a CDS encoding isoprenyl transferase, encoding MERPVSPPSLTALERLVQERPLPRHVGIIMDGNGRWAEMRGLPREEGHREGSNSVREVTRCARRVGVEALTLYAFSSQNWARPAEEVAALMDLLREYLESERAEILENGIRLNAIGEVDKLPRFVKEPLDRLRADSAHNTGMVLTLALSYGGREELVQAARRVAEAASKGELTPAHLDTKTFESFLWTHDLPPVDLVVRTSGEQRISNFLLWQLAYAELCFSDVLWPDFRTEAFLRCLAQYQQRERRFGLTSAQLKREDSQRAKA
- a CDS encoding XdhC family protein, with the translated sequence MSVSELLAVMEGAAAAREPLVVGTLVRTSGSTYRRAGARLLITKEGVPVGLISGGCLEPQIAKTAREVLATGASRRLRFDMTGENDGLIGFGLGCRGALDVLLEKLEPWRLDAETRRLLCGMNSADAPRALVTAFEAPPALEGLLGTVLVKEGDADAPSSAMALREAAHGLAREALATDRPLVRTLQLPEGGIECFVDLVPPAVHLTIYGAGPDAVPLVSIARQLDWRVTVVDHRPAMCDPARFPGAERVVHAHPENVVPHVPTGRHSAVVVMSHNYFADLRLLPVLLKLDVAYVGLLGPRRRGEQLLREMADEFVPTPEQLARLYSPVGLKIGGDTPAAIALSIAAEIQAVLSQSEGAHLRQHDGPIHLSQPEETHRKSA
- a CDS encoding nucleotidyltransferase family protein; the protein is MSSAGALPFSAIVLAAGASSRLGTPKQLVRLEGEPLVCRAARLANESGARSVIVVTGASNEAVAEALGGARIRLAHNTGWAEGPGTSIRAGIEALLADTSRPRDEQAVLMLCDQPFVTPEHLRALVERVTRGHPAAASDYGGEGGFGVPAAFAAELLPELLALSGHQGAKPVLMRHQARLALVPFTEGLLDVDTPADLERLGLSRP
- a CDS encoding phosphatidate cytidylyltransferase, producing the protein MNEKNKNLVIRIVSAVILLPVVLFLLFMGGLYSAGLLGVAAAICASEYYTITQKTLSPAAWVGVVLAGVLPFLPLRDPARTGEGAFWVTAFFLFFAFTYHLIRGPLQEAPTRVAHLVTGFLYGSVGLTAVSALRLMPDGLAWVIAALVITWANDTAAYFAGRFLGRHKLYPAVSPNKTWEGFAGGLVGSVGGMFIARGFFFPVLTVADCLLLGIFGGILGPIGDLCESMLKRAYGVKDSGRIIPGHGGILDRIDALLFNAPLVFVYVTFVRGLLP
- a CDS encoding serine/threonine-protein kinase, which produces MRPNLIGPYRVLETLGSGGIGTVYRALDGRSNEAVALKLLSGGPAMDSRAAKRLVREFETLADLSHPNVVKVYDTGVFQSSPYLVMELIEGLTLREYLSLRGEELLSQASSASRSASASTSGTFSRSGAAASASAEGPASREAASGEAGGGLFDLSAFAEEAPSEDMAAMRFGSSGSAARLPVQMEPWLGSDSDELDPLDFELPYDVAGPGAEPVKRETAARLEELNRPERVGRLKDALLQICEALAYIHAHGLVHRDLKPSNIMVDEDRQVRLMDFGLAKFLADDAGMTLDGRMVGTFRYMSPEQILGEPLDGRSDLYSLGVILYELMTGRPPFDAKSPVDLWHKVLETEPPPVLAINQNGDPQLARVAHRLIRKEPDDRFQTAEEVYEALSE
- the tsaB gene encoding tRNA (adenosine(37)-N6)-threonylcarbamoyltransferase complex dimerization subunit type 1 TsaB, coding for MFLALDTSTLTLSLALVEREGEGVRVLEHVVVGPPKKQSEVLPGVVGELLARHGVALKSLEGLAIGLGPGSFTGLRIGLSCVKGLAYAAGLKVAGASSLAAVALEGPEGSPLFALAVARKDDLYLGPYRRVGQRVEALGPEEAMHPEEVAARMAAEPEALALGPALPEYRAALERHGVAPSRLLSEPSFPSAVALSYLVRFPEEQTVQAIFALEPHYVRASEPERNPKFPPLPGPPPTARLKDD